A genomic segment from Alkalilimnicola ehrlichii MLHE-1 encodes:
- a CDS encoding isovaleryl-CoA dehydrogenase: MTTIRRDTPGERWLAETHRVENQPPPLQAYNLYRQDAALREGVHRYRAGWAEAGLVRQGAWAGRPEVIELGFQANEQPPRLHTHDRFGHRVDEVRYHPAYHRLMRRALTQGLHAAPWRNPGPGAHVARAARYYLQAQVEAGHGCPVTMTFAAVPALRRQPDLAASWLDKLLALDYDPRNCPVAAKKAVTIGMAMTEKQGGSDVRANTTRAYPLGTPGPGEAYELVGHKYFVSAPMSDAFLVLAQTDAGLSCFLLPRWRPDGGRNPLQIQQLKRKMGNVANASSETELRGALAWMVGEPGRGVRTIIDMVAMTRYDCTIGSAAGLRQAAVQALHHCRHRRAFGGRLVDQPLMANLLADLALESEAALQVALRLAGALDRPDAPREQALFRLATPVAKYWVCKRTPGHAYEAMEAIGGSGVMEDCILPRLFRESPINAIWEGSGNIQCLDVLRAVEKAPDTLDAFLDELERARGADRRYDAHLDRLRQALPPRADAAYRARALVDDMATALQAALLLRHSDPALADAYCAGRLAATGAHHYGTLPDGVDCAAIIRRATPAV; the protein is encoded by the coding sequence ATGACCACGATCCGTCGGGATACACCGGGCGAGCGCTGGCTGGCCGAGACCCACCGGGTCGAGAACCAGCCGCCGCCACTGCAAGCCTACAATCTCTACCGCCAGGACGCGGCGCTGCGGGAGGGCGTGCACCGTTACCGGGCGGGCTGGGCGGAGGCGGGCCTGGTCCGTCAGGGGGCGTGGGCCGGGCGGCCGGAGGTGATCGAGCTGGGCTTCCAGGCCAACGAGCAGCCACCCCGGCTGCATACCCACGACCGCTTCGGTCACCGGGTGGACGAGGTGCGCTATCACCCGGCCTATCACCGGCTGATGCGGCGGGCCCTCACCCAAGGGCTGCACGCCGCGCCCTGGCGGAACCCCGGCCCCGGGGCCCATGTGGCGCGGGCGGCCCGTTACTACCTGCAGGCGCAGGTGGAGGCGGGGCACGGTTGCCCGGTCACCATGACCTTCGCCGCCGTGCCGGCCCTGCGACGCCAGCCGGACCTCGCCGCCTCCTGGCTGGACAAGTTGCTAGCCCTGGACTACGACCCGCGCAATTGCCCCGTGGCGGCGAAAAAGGCCGTCACCATTGGTATGGCCATGACCGAGAAACAGGGTGGCTCGGACGTACGCGCCAACACCACCCGGGCCTATCCCCTGGGCACGCCGGGGCCGGGCGAGGCCTACGAACTGGTGGGCCACAAGTACTTCGTCTCGGCGCCCATGAGCGATGCCTTTCTGGTACTGGCTCAGACCGATGCCGGCCTGAGCTGCTTTCTGTTGCCCCGGTGGCGCCCCGACGGCGGCCGTAACCCACTGCAGATCCAGCAACTCAAACGCAAGATGGGCAATGTCGCCAATGCCTCCAGCGAGACCGAGCTTCGCGGGGCGCTGGCCTGGATGGTGGGTGAACCGGGGCGCGGTGTCCGCACCATCATCGATATGGTGGCCATGACCCGCTACGATTGCACCATCGGCTCGGCGGCGGGGCTGCGGCAGGCGGCCGTACAGGCGTTGCACCATTGCCGTCACCGCCGTGCCTTCGGTGGGCGGCTGGTCGATCAGCCGCTGATGGCCAACCTGCTGGCGGACCTGGCGCTGGAGAGCGAAGCGGCCCTGCAGGTCGCCCTGCGCCTGGCGGGGGCGCTGGACCGTCCGGACGCCCCCCGTGAGCAGGCCCTGTTCCGGCTCGCCACACCGGTGGCGAAATACTGGGTCTGCAAGCGCACGCCGGGGCACGCCTACGAGGCCATGGAGGCGATCGGCGGCAGCGGGGTGATGGAGGACTGCATCCTGCCCCGCCTGTTCCGCGAGTCGCCCATCAACGCCATCTGGGAGGGCAGCGGCAATATCCAGTGCCTGGATGTGCTGCGTGCGGTGGAGAAGGCGCCGGACACCCTGGACGCCTTCCTGGACGAACTGGAGCGGGCCCGCGGCGCGGACCGGCGCTACGACGCCCACCTGGACCGGCTGCGCCAGGCGCTGCCGCCGCGGGCCGACGCGGCGTATCGGGCCCGGGCGTTGGTGGACGACATGGCCACGGCGCTGCAGGCCGCGTTGCTGCTGCGTCACAGTGACCCGGCGCTGGCCGATGCCTACTGCGCGGGCCGCCTGGCCGCCACCGGTGCCCACCACTACGGCACGCTGCCGGACGGCGTGGACTGCGCGGCCATCATCCGCCGGGCCACCCCTGCGGTCTGA
- a CDS encoding cysteine synthase A: protein MTVCDGFAGAVGNTPLIRLKRLSEETGCEILGKAEFMNPGGSVKDRAALYILLDAERRGLLRPGGTVVEGTAGNTGIGLAHLCNARGYRCVIVIPETQTQEKIDLLRTLGAAVHTVPARPYKDPNNYQKVAGRMAEEMDNAIWANQFDNTANRQAHYETTGPEIWSQTGGRLDGFVAATGTGGTLAGVARYLKAQSPDVRCVLADPHGSALYGYVKTGTPEVTGSGSITEGIGSTRVTANLEGTPIDDAYSIPDQEAVDRVYQALYQEGLFLGSSSGINLAAAVRLARELGPGHTIATILCDGGARYYSRLFNPEWLREKGLTPETNRETGRDDPEAP from the coding sequence ATGACAGTGTGCGACGGTTTTGCCGGGGCGGTGGGCAACACCCCACTGATACGCCTCAAGCGGCTTTCCGAGGAGACCGGCTGCGAGATCCTGGGCAAGGCCGAGTTCATGAACCCGGGCGGGTCGGTGAAGGACCGCGCCGCGCTCTACATCCTCCTGGATGCCGAACGGCGCGGCCTGCTGCGCCCCGGTGGCACGGTGGTGGAGGGGACCGCGGGCAATACCGGGATCGGCTTGGCCCACCTGTGCAACGCCCGCGGCTATCGCTGTGTGATCGTCATTCCCGAAACCCAGACCCAGGAGAAGATCGACCTCCTGCGCACCCTGGGCGCGGCGGTGCACACCGTACCGGCCCGGCCCTACAAGGACCCGAACAACTACCAGAAGGTGGCCGGCCGCATGGCCGAGGAGATGGACAACGCGATCTGGGCCAACCAGTTCGACAACACCGCCAACCGCCAGGCCCACTACGAGACCACCGGGCCCGAGATCTGGTCGCAGACCGGAGGGCGGCTGGACGGTTTCGTTGCGGCCACCGGCACCGGCGGCACCCTGGCCGGCGTAGCCCGCTACCTCAAGGCGCAGTCGCCGGATGTGCGCTGCGTACTGGCCGACCCGCACGGCAGCGCGCTCTACGGCTACGTCAAGACCGGTACGCCGGAGGTGACCGGCAGCGGCTCCATCACCGAGGGCATCGGCAGCACGCGGGTCACCGCCAATCTGGAGGGGACGCCCATCGACGACGCCTACAGCATCCCCGACCAGGAGGCCGTGGATCGGGTCTATCAGGCGCTCTACCAGGAGGGGCTGTTCCTGGGCAGCTCCTCCGGCATCAACCTGGCTGCCGCTGTGCGCCTGGCCCGCGAGCTGGGGCCGGGGCACACCATCGCCACCATCCTCTGCGACGGGGGCGCGCGCTACTACTCGCGGCTGTTCAACCCGGAATGGTTGCGCGAGAAGGGGCTGACCCCGGAGACTAACCGGGAAACAGGCAGGGATGACCCGGAGGCCCCTTGA
- a CDS encoding PaaI family thioesterase has product MTTQAEITAFLAAEFPQTPCTVEAVGQGKATVRHPIGENELRPGGTVSGPVMMAVADVALYVALLGVIGIVPLAVTTSLNINFLRKPAADRDIVARCELLKVGRSLAVGEVALFSDGDDHPVAHAVGTYAIPAERSGA; this is encoded by the coding sequence TTGACCACCCAGGCAGAGATTACGGCGTTCCTGGCCGCTGAGTTCCCCCAGACACCCTGCACGGTGGAGGCAGTGGGGCAGGGTAAGGCGACCGTGCGCCATCCCATCGGCGAGAACGAGCTGCGTCCCGGCGGCACCGTCTCCGGCCCGGTGATGATGGCGGTGGCCGACGTGGCCCTCTACGTGGCCCTGCTCGGCGTCATCGGCATCGTGCCGCTGGCGGTGACCACCAGTCTGAACATCAACTTCCTGCGCAAGCCCGCCGCCGACCGGGACATCGTTGCCCGCTGCGAACTGCTCAAGGTGGGGCGGTCGCTGGCGGTGGGGGAGGTGGCGCTTTTCTCGGACGGTGACGACCACCCGGTCGCCCACGCCGTGGGGACCTATGCCATCCCCGCGGAGCGCTCTGGCGCCTGA